CCCAAGGGAGCCAGTGGCCCCTTGGACTTTGCCCTCCTGCCCACGAAAGCCAAGGCTCCCAAACAAGCTTTCCCTTCTCCTTTACCCGCTCCCCAGCTAGCATTCGGCGGAAGGAATTGCCCAAGATACCGAGAATATTCTAAGCAGGTGGTCCTTGCTCCCCCCCAAGAGACTTGTACTACCGATCTGAATCAGCCCCGGGATAGGGAGATCCCCAAGCCGTCTTTCAACACGGATTTCCGTCGGATAGGTCCCGGGATTAGTTCTGTAAATCACAATCGTTGATGTGCCCATAGTTTTTGTTTAGGAGGACTAGGATTGAAAAGAAAAGCACTGATTTTAGCCGACGAACCAATGCTGACGTTAGTCTTTGGACCAAGGCAACGGGCCTTGTTAGCAGAACTCACCGACCTAGAGGTTTTCTCTGGGGATTACCGGGACATGGACAGTGTCTTGGCCTCCCTGAAGGACGTAGAACTCCTGTTCGGTACCTGGGGGATGAAGACCTTGAACGAAGAGTTCCTGGCCGCGGCCCCCAAGTTAGAGGCAGTCTTCTATGCGGCCGGTTCCATCCGGAGTTTCGTTACGGACGCCTTCTGGCGTAGTGGCATTACCATCTGCAGCGCCTGGGCCGCCAACGCCATCCCCGTGGCGGAGATGACCCTGTCCTTGATTGTCCTGTGCCTCAAGCAATTCTTTGCCCACAGTAAGAATTACACCAGTCCCGAAGGATACCGGCGCCGGCCGGTGGCGGGAGCCTATCAGAGTACTGTAGGACTCATTGGTCTTGGGATGATTGGACGCAATGTGCGGCACCTGCTCAACAATCTGGAGCTAGATGTACTGGCCTACGATCCTTATCTCTCGGAGGAAGAGGCTAAGGAGTTGAAGGTAACAAAGGTATCCTTGGAAGAGCTTTTCGCCCAAAGTGATGTGGTCAGTCTCCATGCCCCCAACATCCCCGCAACCCGGCACATGATCCGGGGCGAGCACTTCCGGGTGATGAAACAGAACGCAAGCTTCATTAACACCGCCCGGGGTGCGTTGGTTCACGAAGGGGAGATGATCGAAGTCTTGCAGCAACGACCGGATATCACCGCCATCTTGGACGTAACCCATCCGGAACCACCGGAGGCGGGATCTCCCTTGTACACCTTACCCAACGTCATCCTGACCCCCCACATTGCCGGATCCATGGGGCAGGAGTGCTGGCGGATGGCCCAGTTCATGGTGGAAGAATGTCAACGTTATCTAGCCGGTGAGAAACTGTTGTATCAAGTGACCGAAGAGATGATGAAAACCATGGCGTAACAAAAATCCCCTACTTTAAGGAGGCGACGCCCGATGAAGCGCAGTTTGATTGGGATCCTACTTGTCCTTATTGTCTCCTGTGGCGTGGTGGGAGCCACCGGTAGTCTAACCATCTACCAGGATAACCTCGGTCTGGTTAAACAAAGGGTAGACATTCCCCCCACCGCCAAAGGACAGAATTTCTCGGTGACCGGGATGGCCACCCAATTGCTTGTGGATAGCGTCCAGCTGCAGTTAGCCTGCGGCACGTCCATCGCAAGACAGTGGTATGTGGGTGAAGTCACTTCCTACGGAGCGCTTCTGAAGGCTTACGTAGGGAAAGAAGTGCTGTGGCGATACGAGGAACAGGGTGAGAGCATCACCAAACCGGTAAAGCTAGTGAGGGCGGACAGCGGGTTCACCGTGATCCAAGTGGAGGAAGAGCTGTGGGTCAATCCACCGGGGACGATCCTCTTCCCGGCCGATACCAGCCCCTTCCACTCGGCTATGTACTTTGAGGTCTCTGAGGATGTGGCCGCCACCACAGGTAGCATAGCCTATCTTACCCGGGGACTATCCTGGAGCGTCTACTATGACCTCCTCCTATCGGAGGATGAGCAACAGGCCACGCTCCTTGGTCGGGCGCAGCTGTCTAACCAGTCAGGGGCCTCCTTCACCGATGTTTTGGTACGTCTGGTGGCAGGGGAACTGAACACCGACTCCACCGCAGGAGTTTTCAACTTCGCCATGGAAACAGCGATGCTAGCCCGGGCCACCGCGGTCCCTGAGTCACAGCAGTTCTTTGAATACTACGTCTACGATCTGCCGGCACCGGTCACCCTCGAACAGGGGGCCCGGGTCTTTGTGCCCTTCATGGAGCAAAGGGACCTGACGGTAGAAAAAAGCTACATCTTAGCCCAAAGCAACGCCCTAGATACTACTAAACGGTCAATTGAAACATGGATTACTCTACCGGTGGAGGACCCCGTACCCGCAGGACTGGTCCGGGTCTACCAAGGGGATGGCACCTTAGGGGATCTAATCGGGGAGACCCGCATCGCTCACACCTCTTCAGGTGAGAGGTTGGAATTGAAAGTAGGCACCCCCTTCGACCTCGATGCGGAAAAGGTCATCCTCGATCAGTCATCGGCCACCGAGGTCCTTGGCGAATTGCGAAAGACCACCAACACCTACAGGATCGCCATCACCATCGAGAATTATAAGGACCAAGAGGTTGTGGTCACCGTTCCCCAAGGCCTGCCCTGGGATAATTACGAGGTGACCGTAGAAAGCGGTCATCCCATGCGGAAGATTGAACATCGGCTGGTGGAATTCGATGTGACCGTGCCGGCCCAGGGTCAGGCTCAGTTGGTCTATGTGGTGGAAACTGTCTCCATCAGATAAGTAGGGTGGCGGGAGCCTTTCCCGCCACCCTTTTCCAGCGGTCCCCACCCGGACATCCCTGGTTCTCCACCCACTTTTGTCACCGTCCCCAAAAAGGAGGGAACCGCCACCAGGAAGGCGAAGGGATGGAGAAGGAAACAGGGCTATGCTGCCTTGTGAATCTTTGGTTTACAGAGGAGCAATGTAGTACAAGGGTAGGGTGACCGCGGGTTTGAAGGAACAGATCATGGCCTATCTGGCTCAACAGAAGCGCAAACAAATCGAAACAAGGAAGATCGAGGACCATGTGCAGGCGAGCCTGGGTGAAGACTACTGGAAGGCAGGAGGCTATCCTCTCTTTGCCCGGAAGATAGGGGAGCTGGTGGAGGAGGGCATCCTTGCCCCCATCAAGGCCTGGCAACGGAATGGCCTGAATCCACCCCTATATAACGGCTATCGGATCCTGAAGCTAAGGGATAAGGGAGACCCTGACCTTACCAGGGAACTGCTTACCCAGTATCATCCCTTGCTCCAGATGCGCGCATATCTCGACCAACCGGACCAATACCAGGCGGATCGGGTGTATCTGAAGCTCCTTAGTGACTACTTGACCCACAGGGAACCCCTTTCCACGAAGCTCACCGTAAACGAAAGATCCTTTGCCATCTTCAATGATGAGAAGTTTCTGGCCTCGCCCCGGGGACAGGCCCTCTTGGCCCGGGTGGGTTTGACTTTAGCAGACCTGCATTGTTATCCCACCTATGAACCCTTTTTCTATTACCAACGGGGCATCCCAGAGGGGCAGATCAATGTGTTGATCGTGGAAAACAAGGATACCTTTTACTCCCTAAAGTCCCTCCTGCAAAGGGGCTACTACCGTTGGGATAATCTCGCGGTGGACCTTCTCGTCTACGGAGAGGGCAAGAAGATCCTCCGCAGCCACAGCTACTTCGAGGAATTGGATCAACTTCCGGTTCTCCCCACAGAGTTTTTCTACTTCGGTGACCTAGATCCGGTGGGGGTTAACATTTGGCATCGCCTAAGCCAGGTGCGGCCGGTGAAGCCCTTCGTCTTTTTTTACAGACACCTGTTACAGGACCATTTTTCCCGGGCCCCACAACTACGGACCAGGCAACAAGTGGGAGAGACCTCCCTGCGGGCTTTCCTAGCCCACTTTGCCCCCAGGGAAGCCCAATTGATCGAGGAGCTTTTCGCCCGCCATTGCTATTTGCCCCAGGAGGGGCTTCATTTCGCCAAGCTACAAGCCTTGGCCGCGGGGGGAGAGGAAAGATGACCCATTGGCAGGACATTTTCGCAGGCTTTGCCCAGCGTATGAACAATATTGCCGCCTTCGCCCCCCTGTTACAGCTAGCCCAGAAGACCTCGTACCAAAGGTATTCCCTACCGTCCCTGGGTTTGGCGGTGATGCTATTCATCCTCGAGGATATGCTTCGGAACACCAAGCAGAGTACCTACGAGAACATCGCTTCGTTCCTTAGGGAGATAATCCTCCGCCACTACCATGAGGACCTTACCCGGGAGGAGGCCCTAGAGCTAACCTACTTCCTCGTCAAAGAGGGCCTCATGAATCAGGGACAACCCCATCAATACACCTACCCCGATTTCGAACGGGGGGAAAACCACACCCATAAGTTCCACTTGGTGGAACTGGCCGAATACGACGTGGGGGAGCGGAAGGTGCTGCTTAAGCTTTCTACCACAGGCCTTGACCTTCTGTTCAAGACCAAGGAGATATACAACGAACTGCAAATCTCCATCGCCCAGTTGTACCTGCGGCAACAGATCCAAAAGGGGGTCTTTGACGGGGCCCTACGCACTGTGGAGGAGCTGGCCTTGGCCGTACGCACGGAGAAAGAAAGGATCCAGCGGCTTGAGCAGCGAATTATCCAAGACGTGCTGCAGGTGGCCAGGGAACAGGAACTAGAAAAACAACTGGAGCGCATCGACAACCAGCTGCAGCGGGAACAGGAGGTTTTCCGGGAACTGACAGAGCTCATCGACCACACCCTATCCCAGTACCAGGGGGGAAAACTGAGCCCCACCGAAGAGGCGGGACTCCAGTCCATGATGACCGTACGCAGGCGACTGTTGGATGTCATCTATGAACATGAATCCTTGTTTAAGGACAAGCTCCGGGTCCATCAACTGATGCTGGAGGCCATCGAAGCCATGATCCTCACCTCCTTCACCACGAAGGTGAACTTCGAGACGGAGTTTCTACAGCCGGTGGTGACCCAAAACGCTCCCATCACCGTCCTGAAAGGGATTATCGATCCCGTATTACCAGTAAGGATACGTAAAGCCTTCCATCCGGCCCGGGCCTTTCTGCCCCAGGTATTGCCCAAAGAAGCGGAAGAAGAGCTCAGCGCACAAGAGCTTTTGGAACTGGATGCCCAGCGGCAAAGGGAAGCGGAAAGCAGGGAACGGGCCCTGTACCAGGAGCGTCTAAACCGCCTAGAAAGCTATTTATCGCTCCTTTTGGAGCCTTTGCTCCGGCAACGGGAGATCCCCGTAAGCCAGATCCTAGCGAAGCTAGAGCAAAAGGATCCGGAGAAATACCGGAAGATCACAAGCCAGATGGACTTTTACGCCTGCCTAGTACAACTGCACCAGCTGGGAGTAGTCCCCATCTACAACGAAGCCCAGGTAGATCTGTTGGTGCTAGACGATCTACCAAAGGTCTTAGTAAAACTGGCCACCACCAATCCTGCCATCCAGGGGCTCGGAGCCTTTGAAGTGCTGGCCACCGAAGGAATCATCACCCTGCCGGCAGGCTATGTCATGAGCGATTTTCTACTCAGGAGGGCAAGGGAAGATGGAATGGACTAAGGAAGATGTACAACTGGCCTTCCGGATCTTCATTGAGCTGTTGGACCGACAGGTGACCGATGAACGGGAGCTGCTTTACGCCTATCAACGGAAAGAAGTCAGGGAGATCCTCGAAACGGTGATCGAAGCAGAAGCGGGGGTAAAGATCTTCGCCCTCGCAGACCGGCTCTACCTTTCCCCGGGACTAGACAACCGGATCTTCGGCTATACCAACGAGGAACTGCGGGAAAAAATGAAGCTCCAGGACAACCAGGAGCTCTACTTGGCGTATTTCACCATCCTATGCCTACTGGCCAAATTCTACAACAGCGATGATCAGAGTCTCGCGGCTCGGCAGTTTCTGCCCTTGGAGGAACTGGAGGAGACCATCACCGCCTATCTCCAACGGGTTCGGGAAACAGCCCCGAAACAGGTGGAAGAGGCCAGCCAAGAGCTACAGCTGAACCTAGCCAGCTGTGCGGAGATCTGGCTGGACATGCCCGCCTTCGACGAATCCCTCAAGCATCCCCGACGGGGCCGGAACAACCGGATCAGTTTCCTTTTGCGGGTGCTGAGTTTCCTGGAGAACGAGGGATTGGTGCAGATCATCCAAGATGCGGAGGTGCGCCTACTGCCCAAACTGGAGCACCTCATCCTCCGCTATTACTTCCACAGCCAACGGAAAGATGAGTTGTTAGCGCTCCTTTCCACACCCGAAAGCTTTACCAAGGGCCTAAGGGGGACAGAAAATGCCGCGCATTAACCGGATTCGCCTAGGGAACATCATCTACGACCACGGCAAAAAACATATTGGAGACATCTGCTTTAGTCTCGGAGGACAGGATACGGTCTTTTTGTTGGGCAACGGGGGAGGGAAGACGCTCCTGGCTCAACTGGTCCTGCAGACGATTCTCCCCAACGCCCGGTTGGGCAACCGAAAGCTTGCGGACCTGCTTCAATCCCAGCGCTTTACAGGACATGTGGCGGTGGAATGGCGGCTAGACAGTACCGGTAGGGCGGAACAGTATCTTTGTACGGGGTTTTGCTTCACCAATGGTCTCACCCCCGAGGAGCCCATCCGCTACTTCAACTATCTGTTCGATTACGAAACCAAGGGACCAAAGAACTACTCCCTCTTCGGGGAAGAAGATGTAGATGGGCAGCTTTCCATCACCCAACTGCCCTTCACGGTGGTGGATGGGGTACTGGGAATCCGGACACCCATCGGCTACCAAGAACTGTGGGACTGGCTAGAGGAGCGCAAGGACCAAGGGGTACAACTGTTCCGCCAGCAGCCCAAGGTCTATCAGGACCGTCTACGGGTGTATCAGCTATATGCAGAGGAATGGGAAAACATCCAGAAGACCAATGGCACCGAGGGAGGCGTAAGCCGGTTCTTCGAACGGGCCAAGACCACCACTCAGCTTTTGGACCAGCTACTCATCCCCAGTAT
The genomic region above belongs to Bacillota bacterium and contains:
- a CDS encoding hydroxyacid dehydrogenase; translated protein: MLTLVFGPRQRALLAELTDLEVFSGDYRDMDSVLASLKDVELLFGTWGMKTLNEEFLAAAPKLEAVFYAAGSIRSFVTDAFWRSGITICSAWAANAIPVAEMTLSLIVLCLKQFFAHSKNYTSPEGYRRRPVAGAYQSTVGLIGLGMIGRNVRHLLNNLELDVLAYDPYLSEEEAKELKVTKVSLEELFAQSDVVSLHAPNIPATRHMIRGEHFRVMKQNASFINTARGALVHEGEMIEVLQQRPDITAILDVTHPEPPEAGSPLYTLPNVILTPHIAGSMGQECWRMAQFMVEECQRYLAGEKLLYQVTEEMMKTMA
- a CDS encoding DUF4139 domain-containing protein, with translation MKRSLIGILLVLIVSCGVVGATGSLTIYQDNLGLVKQRVDIPPTAKGQNFSVTGMATQLLVDSVQLQLACGTSIARQWYVGEVTSYGALLKAYVGKEVLWRYEEQGESITKPVKLVRADSGFTVIQVEEELWVNPPGTILFPADTSPFHSAMYFEVSEDVAATTGSIAYLTRGLSWSVYYDLLLSEDEQQATLLGRAQLSNQSGASFTDVLVRLVAGELNTDSTAGVFNFAMETAMLARATAVPESQQFFEYYVYDLPAPVTLEQGARVFVPFMEQRDLTVEKSYILAQSNALDTTKRSIETWITLPVEDPVPAGLVRVYQGDGTLGDLIGETRIAHTSSGERLELKVGTPFDLDAEKVILDQSSATEVLGELRKTTNTYRIAITIENYKDQEVVVTVPQGLPWDNYEVTVESGHPMRKIEHRLVEFDVTVPAQGQAQLVYVVETVSIR